Part of the Chaetodon trifascialis isolate fChaTrf1 chromosome 1, fChaTrf1.hap1, whole genome shotgun sequence genome, GAGCTGAAGATggaataaatacaaattaaacaGTATTAAAGACATGCAGGTCGCATTGAGCTAGAGGCAGAGCCTGTTGAGAGAAAGTGTGAAAGATTTAGCACATTCAGACTGAAGAAAGCCAGCATGTCTGTGTTATCTCCAACTCTTCAAATTGGCTAATTTGGCTCTCTTTATCCGTCTCCTCCTGCGctttgtgtgttcatttgtgtgtgtgtgtgtgtgtgtgtgtgtgtgtgtgtgtgtgtgtgtgtgtgtgtgtgcatgtgtgtgtgtgcgtggacattttcagcttttggccagagtttttgtaagaaaaaaaaaaagcatatatCGAGTGGAATGTGTTTTGGAGGTGTTTCATCaccagggacacacacacacacacacacacacacacacacacacacacacacacacacacacacacacacacacacacacacagtccatatTAGAAATAGCTGCGTGGCAGAAACAACTCATCATTGCctcagaagaaacaaaaaatgttaactttaattaaatgttttatgtGTCCTTTGGCCAACATGTGTTCCATTGTTTCATAAGCTCTCAGTCTAGCAGAGGATCTAAGGTACCGGAGGGCATCTTCGCCTCTCAGAGTAAATTCAAAGCATTCAGCCGTTTCTGTGAAGCGAAGTTAGACGTACGATGAGGACACGCGCGTCTGGTTTTGCCGAGGACAGCGAGCACTACGTCCTGTTTCTGAGATCACACTAGAGGAAGAGTTGCGGTCGATCCTTCCTTTTTCCTGTCCAGATGGCAgcatcagctgacagcagatACGAGGCCTCTTGTGCAGACATTTCTTTGAAGCTCTTATGAAGCTCCTTGGTAgcagaagtgtgtgtgggaggttGGGTTGTTGGAGgggtgtgtaaaatgtgtgtgcatgtgtgaaagtgtgtgtgtgcgtcgtCGTTTGTCTTCATATGACTTTGTTTGCATATAGGGAGTTAGAGAACAAATCCCTATTAATATATTTTACAGTAACGGCTTCAGCGCTCCTGGACGTCTGAcaacaaaatgattcattttgcttttttttttttttttttttacacatttgtatTCAAGTACACGCTAACACAGCCCACACAAAGCCTTTTTTTGTATTAGACTTGATCTTGGGATAGCTTGGATTTGTGCCCCAGGATCCCACAAGGGAACAGACATTTGATTACTGTACTTGTCAGCCAAAGAGAaatcccccctcctcctcctttccatcCTGCTCAAGGGAGATAACAGAGCTCTTCTGTGTCGAAGAGAAGAACACTGCTATGCTTGGCCAGATCAGTATCTAAGTTCTGTTTTTGGCAAtaatttctctgcatttattttggttttaggTTCAATTGGACATAAAATCTCCTCCTAATGTAAAAGGAGAGGTAATTTAGAAGAAATTGGAATGAAAATTTATAAAATTCAGGGTAATatacaaaaagtgaaaaataaagaggaaaaaaagaagaatgagaATAAAAATAGATGTCGATCTAAATCTGGTTTACGTTGCATTTTGTATTCAGCAAATTCACAATGGACTTTTGAATTAAGacaactcctccacctccttagCACCTTTGGTAGCACGACTGTTGTTATCTTTTACTAGATAACACATGACTTGCTGGTAGTTTGAAGCTGGTATAATGTTGCAGTTCACTTTTTGCTGCAGTTCTGCtaaatcatcaccatcacctctctctcttctcaatTCAGTGACCTCTAAATTAATGATGCAAATGTGCCATTTAATGTTAAAAGCAATGTGATATGTGTCTTATTATTTCGGGTCAAATTTTCATCAAACCCTTTCTGTGACATTCTAGCCTACTTAGGTCACCGCTagttcgggggggggggggggggttgatcTCTAATATGTCCACATGTGTACAAGTGTCCATGCGGTCACTGTGGCTGATCACAAGAAATCCTCTGCTAGGTGAATACATCTACATACATCTTATTATGACAGAGCACCAGATGAGATGGCTTTGTACATTTCTTTCTAGCAAATTCACAGAGAAATCTTTGTGCTGTGAAGAGGAATCAGTGTTTTCAAAAGGCATACATTTTCACAGTGAACTCAAAGGGACGATGGGGTGGATAGTGTTCCAAGGTCACACTTTATTTGCTGTAGCTTTATATctaaagagaaaacaatgacaacagaTCATAAATGGCACATAACAATATAGCATTGTGAAAGTATGAGTGGTGTATGATATAATGTCattgaacaaatgaaaaacaataaaaacatcataCCAAAGATGCAGTTTACTGTCTTCCTTATCCATCAATCCTCCTAATTAAAGACTTGGGCGTTCAAGGGAAATAACAGACCATCAGGCTATTTACAGAACATGCCCCAGTTAATGTGTTGAGAACATCAAAAGCCTTTTTATAACAACATGACAATGCAAGCACAGTTCAGCAAGGATCAAAAGAAACCAGCTCTTAACATTTCTGCCAACCACTCATGTCATTTACCTCAGAACAAAACAGCCTCTGTGCCATAAAGTTCATAAGGCTTAAAAATAACGCAGCTAAGGAGCAAGAGActtctaaaaaaaaaccccaaacaaacaaaaaacaaaaaaaacacttcaataAATTAATAATCTGGTCTGACCAATGAGGGGGGTGTTTTCAAAAAGTCCTCCTCTTgcagaacagaggagaaaatggcagaaaagtTTAACTCTGGCTGATCCCAGTGCGCGGAGCAGGGAGGGCCAAAAACACGAGAAAGTGCAGCAGGACGCGGCTGAAGCTGCCAGTCTGGGTTGAGGATGAATCTAAGAACTCTTGAACTGATGCTTCCCAAAGGTGTTAGTAGAAACTAGACGTAAACCTGTATGCACTCTTGCAGCTTTCACCGGCAGAAAACATACTCGGTGTAACTGGTCCACAGCTTGTCTTCCCCGGGGTCACTGCTGCCGTATGAGCACGTCCCGGTGGAGCTGCAGGCCACCATGTGGAAACCGGCGTCCGCCAGCCGGTCAAACGCCTGCTCCAGAAAGTTATACTTGAGGTAATACCTGGCGGTGTATTTGTCAGGCGGCCGGTCCGGGTCGCGGCTCTCGTTCAGGGTTTCTCCAAAAACTTCTTTAGCCAGAGAAATCTTGCTGCAGACGGTTATTCTGGCCACCCTGCGGAACTTAGCGTCCGCCTGGATGTCTCTCCCGATGGTGTAGCTGCCTCTGTACCCGATGGTGATGAAGCCGGAGCCGGCCCCAGGAGAACGCAGGGTCCTGTCCGAGGAGGAGGTGACCGGGCTGGTGAGCTCAgactcctctgcctccccgCTGTCCTCCGCGCAAGAGCTGTCTTTGCTGACCGCTGTCAGGCGCCTCGACAGCTCCGGCAGCTGGAAGAAGTCCGCTTCTTTCTGcagcctccttctctctttgaAGAACTCGGGCAGGAAAAGCTCAGAGTCACGTAGATAATCCAAGATGTAGCGGAACAGAAAGCCGTCCCGGTCGAAGAAGAAGCGGCCCTTGCTGTCTTTGGGCAGGTCTCCCGGGGCGCTCTGGGTGAACTTGGTCCACAGGAGAGAGTTTGGGACCGCGGTGAGAGTTTCAAGTCGGGTCACATACACTTGTCCACCCACGTTTAGCTCCACTATCTCCGGGAAAGTTGAACTTTTGTCGGTTtgtgccatctctctctccgcGCTGTGTCCCTGTAGAGCCCTAACAAGGACGGACAGTTGGAGTGTCCTCACTGTACAGAAATATTTGTATtggtttgtctgtgtgggaggagaaggagcaggacGGCCAACTGAGACATTAACTGTTCACTGGAAAGCTCTGAGAAAACCCAATGCTGCCTTCAAGGGCTCCGTGTAAACctcaacttcctgtttccacacTGTGAACATCTTGACATCATGATATCCAGGCTGCTGTACTGAAAGgaaaagtctgacattttgagaaagaCGTTCATTCTTTTTGCCCTGAGCGAgacgagaagattgataccacacAATGTTATTGTACACAAAGTACGAAGCTACTTGTCAGTggttggttagcttagcttagcataaatgtTGGAGACAGGGGCAAACAGGTAGCATGGCTCTGTCCAGGAGTAGCAAAATCTGTCTATCAGCAACTATAAAGCTCATGAGTTAATCTCAACTACAAATTGggttttgtacagattaaacaagtATGCTAAAGTAACATACAATATTTTGAGGTTGTACCTGAGAAGGCTAGAGTTTTTGGTAACTTTTATTgtacagattaagattttacacataaaacataTGCACTGCTAATATAGTTTGATGCAGTACTACTGTTCCAGCAACCAACAGTAAATAAAGCACTCCAGATGGTGAATGTTTTTATAGCATGCCTTAATGCCATTTTGACAGCTCGACTTCAACAGTTGAAGTCAGGATGTGTTGATATCTGTAACAGGATGTTAGTGTCTTTCTGCAGCACGCtataataacagtaaaaaaGGTCAAGATGGAACAAACATTCTTAATGTTTACATAAAGCACCAGGATGTTAATAACACAAAGGTCCATTGTGTAGGATTTAAGGGCATTTATCGGCAGAAATGGCAactaatgttgtgttttaattagtgtataatcacctgaaaacaagaattggagtctgccatgtttctacagtaaccCAGAATGGAAAAGtcatctttttgtctttatcagCTGCTGTATGAGAGGATGaggtgaggggtattcagtAGGATCCCTTCAGGAATCAGCTCATCCTCAGGTCtcccacatttcatttgaagaTTTGAACGCTGTGTGTGAGGCAAAGCTGCACTGTGTTTGACAGGAAAGATCAAATTCTGTTTTCATACATTTGGAGGCTGAAAACATCACCTTGGCTGGGAGTCAATCCCTTGTTACCAAGATGAAATGCAAGAGCTGGGATTCCATCATTGAGTGGAGCTAGTATAAGTGTGCCTGGGGTCTTTTTTGTGTAAACCACTGCACTGAAAATAGAATAACAGGCAAAGTTCAGTGCACATGATGTACCAAAATCCTCTGCTTTAGAGGTAAGATAAAGATGGTCTGACTGATCTGGGGTGTCTCTAAAATCCCTTGAAAAGAGGTCTCACTATTCCTCGAACCCACATAAGTCTTAACACAGGATCGATTTCAGCTTAACACCAAAGAGCTCTTTGATCTAGTCTTGAAGTGCAGTGTAGGCTGTATTCATATTTCAGTCCACACACCAGTATTTCTGCTGAGGAGGACCTCTGACATTATCACTCATCATCTAAGTGAGATGTAATTGGTCTGTTATCGTGGATGCCGAGTTTCGTTTGATGCATCAAAAGCATCAGAGAATGCTGATTAAGATCCATCTGGATTATGGAAAACAACACTTGATATGATTCTTGCTCGGAAAGAAACGAGATTTGAGAGAACAGACATGTTTAGACATACAGCTGCATTCTGCATAAATTATACAGTAATTAAAAACAATCTGGTGTGGCATTAAAATTGATACAGCTGTACAATAAGTATGATTATGGAATGAATTTTGCAGAGATTTGCTGTATCTGATATGAAGAAGCAAGCGTCAATTCAAGGTTAAGGCCCCAAACACTGCGCAGCAGTGGAAATGCTGATTAAGATGTTGATGCAAAGCCTTTAAGACATCTGGGTATTTGGTTCAAATCCTGGAATAACAGTGGTTTAAGTAAACTCTGTGAATACAGAGAAGCTCAAcctgtgcagaaaaaaagacttaaatTAACTTTATGTAATTAAATATCCAAATCCAAATATAATGACAGAGAAACAACATGTTCTTCCACCTAATTTGTAATGTAGTGTAAATCACAAATCTTACTCTCTTGGCTTTCTTCtgcacaccaccaccaccttcaccTCATTAACCATCATTATGATTCTTTGTGGTTATAACATCATGTCAAATTTTAACAACTCAAAGCACATTGACTTGTTGCTGTCATGATGCTTGAAGTTCCTGTTTTAGAGCATTAACCTAAATGTACCACAAAGTCTTTCCTGCTGGAGAAAAGCTTTGGATTAGACTGACATCTAGTGGACAATAGGTGGAGGTGCAGGTTGTTGTTGCCTTAATCTGGTGAAGATGTTTACTGTAGTAATGAACTATTTAGTGTCCAACATTTTTATGATCCACCTTCAAGACAACTGGTCAGCATTTGCAAGCAGTGAAAGATAATTGTCTAAAACAAATTAATTACGCAGAAATGTCCCaccacaaactgaaaacacCAAAAAGCAGCTGAGCAAACATGGATTGTGAAGCTCCTCAGTGTGACAGTGCTTtggctctgctcctctgctttagcttttatccttcatgtttatatttattttttttctgcccaCTGTAAAAAATAGAGGCAGTATATTTCCTTAttggaaatgtgcattttccCCCATTTTCataacactgaaaaacacatttatcgCAAACACTAAGTTtgttataataaaataaatgatcaagCCTCCCTCTGCACACCACGCCTAAATTGTcgccctgtttccagtctcagCCTCGTGTCTGTGTCAACGCCATTAAATTTTACCATTTTTCTCACAGTCTTCCAGAAGATAATTGGATAAAGGAAGTTGTAACATTTGGCTCTGCAGTCATTTCCTAGAGAATGTGAAGGTTAAGAGATGTGGCAGCTCATTTACTCTCCATATGAGTTCCCATCCGTTCATGTATTTATCCACAGGTTTTAGTTCATACTTCCAAGCCATACATTATGTTGTGTTGAGTGTTGTAGACcctgacagaagaagacatcATAGGCTTTGTGCTCATGTAACTCATgtgtattcagatcttttatttAAGTGAGAGTTTCAACACATAATATAAAAACAGTCTGTtgcaataaatacataaaagctACTTATGTAATAGTACAAAAGTATCATCGGCAAAATGTGctttaagtatcaaaagtataCAGTGTAGGATTTGGGCCTCTCTAAGGTGTCCTAATATAAATCTAAAACTTTGTAGAAATTCTTGGGACCTTTCtcaaaatttgacttttttggaGGGAATGTGACCTCTGTTTGCCACAAACAGATATCTAAACTTAAACATATGAAAAGTTTAGAGAGAACATGTCTCTTATGGAATTACTAATAACTCATAGACATCTGAAAGCACATTGTTTTGTAAGGTGTTACATGCCTAAACTGTTGGAAACCACTGGTTTAGTCTGTGTAAGCTTATATAAAATATTAATCTGCAAAGGTATCCAtggctttaaaataaatttACTTacaaagtacctcaaaattgtacttaagtacagtacttgagtacttAGTCACTTCCCACCACTGGTCTTGTGTAGAGAACATCAGgatttactatttattttataatttcCACCTTACAAAaagtaacagacagacagacagacagactgactgactgactgactgactgactgactgactgactgactgactgactgactgactgactgatggatgGTAGAAAATGTTCATTGTATTTTGAAGTGCTGTTGGATTgttgtaactttgtttttgtcGTTTTGCTTTGTGCTTGGGTTTGCATGTCATttttggtgtgtgcgtgtgcacagcGCTGTATTACCTCCTCATGTCAATCACGTGACCCCCTGTTTGTGACAATAAGGCAGCCTTCTGATGTGACACCCAGCCAAACACTGTCACTCTGCAGTGTACTGAAGTGTGACCTCCTCAGCGCTGTCTCTAGCAGCCCGCCCATCATCCACAtgctgtctcccctctctcgcCCTCAATCAGCCCCTCTCCAGTGATCCTCTCCCTGCTcctgtctgacacacagacagagacgagAGGCAGAAACCTTCTCTTCTTCCCTGTCAACATGGAAAAAATCATCCTTACCGTACCTCTAGTGTGGTATAGTAGAGTCTAGTCTCTGCGAGGCTATTTCAGCTTTCAGTCAGGGCGCTCACATCAGTGGCTCAGTTATTTGTTGAGTTTGGCAGTGGGGGTTCATTCATGTGATGCTCTGGGACAAATATGAGCGAGCTTGACACAGACCGTCACTGAGTTCACAAACCAGCACTGGAAGAGCCTGAGATAcacaacatttaacaaacacattcacacttctCCTTCAAGTCTATGCTGAAACAGGGGGAGGGTCGAGAGCTCAGTGTTGCTGTATGCTGACTGAAGGAGGGTTTCCATGGGCTGCCTGAAGTGAGAGATAGGtcacacatgattggataaggGATGGAACATGTGACTATAAAATATGACACCCGCCTGAATATCAGAAGAGGCTCCATACATTTATTTGCAAACTTATATACACTCCATTATGATGGACCACCTGCTGACCGTGCctttttacctgctgctgcttaaaCTTGCAAACCAGAGTATGAAACATAATAAACTCAATAAAAGCACAATTTAAAGTTGTGAAGCCACAGTTAGCGTTGCATAGAGTAAATTAAAATGGCGCCTTGACACCAAACTGTAAAGAGCTGGTGCTTTCTCTGAGTGTTGGGTGTGGTTGGGTGctccacctgatgaatgcatGACCTATATTccctctcttttagctctgtgttgGGTCTCTACCGGCTCTTATGTTCACCAGCAGGTCGCTAACAGTGTCTGTGCCCCCATAGGAAGTACAACACTCTAATTAATGTCAAAACTATACACACAGTCCACACGAGTTCATGTAAAAAGAGTAAAATACACAACAGTAGTTTAATAGTcacttaaatgttttatttgcaaCATGTTAGCCAAGTTTATTAGCCGGTTTAGTTAGCAGTAACGGATCAAATTAATCAGGGAATTTGAGGAGCAGATAATCGATGCCTGTCAATACTTGTTGCCAAATATTTGCTACTTTACGTACTTTAATGCTATAACATCTAGATTAGTTTCACACTGGTACCAGCTTCTGACTCTTTTTTTAAACGTTgtctttattgatttttcattGTACAAAGGCTGTGTTATTATGCAATACATTACTGTGACCGGCAGCAGCTTTCAGTAGGTGGAGCAATACAAGTGTAAGTAATATAATCAATGATGGCTGAATTTCATttggctgcttcagtttcagcatCCTGGTAGagtgcatgctggctcactgtcacactgtcatgatttactgggacacttgaacagagcagagccattgttaatgtgaTTAGTcacacttgtgcttttcctgctatgacaagtcaaaatgtctgaggaggagaaggttTATTTGGAGCCGTGTTTGGATTGAAAGTGCATAGCAAAAATCCTGAATTAGGCTTGattctattttatttctcttgttactggtatcacacacacacacacacacacacacacacacacacacacacacacacacacacagtcatgtttccatcatttaAGACAACAGTGCATAGACTTGCggtcatttcctggagacttaacTCAAGTCTACACCCCAAAATTTATTGAATCACGTGATACTTATGTTCTGTCCCCAAAAAGAAGGTGAGTCCTCACAAGgggactgtgtaaacagatttatatcCCCACAGCACTAGTActctacatcacacacacacacgcacacgcacacacacacacacacacacacacacacacacacacacacacacacacacacacacacacacacacacacacacacacacacacacacacacacacacttttgtacATTTGTTGTGCAGTTCCTACATGAACTCAGACCACAATGGCTCACTTCCCATCCCCATCAGTAAAAAATGAGAactttcgtgtgtgtgtgtgtgtgtgtgtgtgtgtgtgtgtgtgtgtgtatgtgtatgtgtgtgtgttcttgtcacCTTCTCTCAGGGTTACATCTGCACCCTTGTGCTCCTCAATCAGCTCTAATGGATCCTCTGGCTCAGACTCAGCCAGGGCACTGataataaagacacacacacacacacacacacacacacacacacacacacacacacacgagacagGGCGGGGCTGCAGGCTGATGCGTCGTGATGAGCTAAGAGGTACAGCGAGAACCAACCCAacattttcttcctgtctttgtcctttGTTTCTTCTCTTATGCTTCACCATTACTGTCCTTCAGTACTGCACCTCCTGCAGTCAGTTTCATGTAACTGTAGTAACCAATCATATCAAGAATTAAATCACGTCAAATTTAACACAACCTCCAATGTGCTGTGgctttaaaataaagtgttCTTAATTTCTCTCGCATGTGAAATCTTGAGGCTGTAAAACGAACATAATATGACATAAAACGGCATTTTCATCATAAATGACACGTCTTTccttctgtgtctttgtgtcagcCATCCCCACCGGCACCACCATGACGACCTcgtctttgcatgtgtgtatgtgaatggtTCACATGGGTCCCATCCACCCTCCCTTGCCCCAACAACATCTTCATTTGGAGAGTGAACAGGTCCCCTGAGGCTAATGTGTGCttttgtatgtgcgtgtgtgtgtgtgtgtgtgtgtgtgtgtgtgtgtgtgtgtgtgtgtgtgtgtgtgtggccgctACATTATTCTCCCCAGTGACTTTCTATGGGATGAAAAAAGAATGACTGTCCACCCAGCATCCTTCCAGTCTTTAGAAAAGAGATGGAACACGCTGTATGACAGGACAGCGCTCATAtgaataaagacacacaaatgagatacagagaaataaagatactgctgctgctgctgctgctgctgcattgctATTTTACAGTTGGAAATAACAAcgataaaacatgaaaaaaacacgTTTGAAATGATGCAGGGAAAGACCGACtttgaaaacattcatt contains:
- the kctd12.2 gene encoding potassium channel tetramerisation domain containing 12.2 is translated as MAQTDKSSTFPEIVELNVGGQVYVTRLETLTAVPNSLLWTKFTQSAPGDLPKDSKGRFFFDRDGFLFRYILDYLRDSELFLPEFFKERRRLQKEADFFQLPELSRRLTAVSKDSSCAEDSGEAEESELTSPVTSSSDRTLRSPGAGSGFITIGYRGSYTIGRDIQADAKFRRVARITVCSKISLAKEVFGETLNESRDPDRPPDKYTARYYLKYNFLEQAFDRLADAGFHMVACSSTGTCSYGSSDPGEDKLWTSYTEYVFCR